A section of the Cryobacterium soli genome encodes:
- a CDS encoding methyltransferase, whose amino-acid sequence MAITNSPAAAGAVSAAAETISWQTGDTEHTTQWHSEGGWPAPKRVLVVDDTLTADAAYRMAKAGTGMLWQGDFQNARQLLSALARRVDRHRRTPTSNMKAAFEAGRTEALRRARLLGLVLVPLDADHTLNIRRAPDARQACAEAYGPSSGPVVLSLRELLGVIGAHEWRVKGVPVAALGASIHPHYGVFSPVRGEYLDLVASAPLPATGMAFDIGTGSGVIAAILAQRGIDHVVATDMEPRALACARENLQRLGYADQVEVIEADLFPAGRADLVVCNPPWLPASAATSTDAAVYDPDSRMLRGFLAGLAGHLTEHGEGWLIISNLGELLGLRSRGELLDLIDDAGLAVVARLDIRPTHRKAADTTDPLHAARAAEVTSLWRLGRA is encoded by the coding sequence ATGGCCATCACGAACTCCCCGGCCGCCGCCGGTGCCGTCAGCGCGGCCGCCGAGACGATCAGCTGGCAGACCGGCGACACCGAACACACCACCCAGTGGCACTCCGAGGGCGGCTGGCCCGCCCCCAAACGTGTGCTGGTCGTCGACGACACCCTCACCGCGGATGCCGCCTACCGGATGGCCAAAGCCGGCACCGGCATGCTCTGGCAGGGCGACTTCCAGAACGCCCGGCAGCTCCTCTCCGCGCTCGCCCGCCGGGTGGACCGGCACCGGCGCACTCCCACCTCAAACATGAAGGCCGCGTTCGAGGCGGGCCGCACCGAGGCCCTCCGCCGCGCGCGCCTGCTGGGCCTGGTGCTCGTGCCGCTCGACGCCGACCACACCCTGAACATCCGGCGCGCCCCAGACGCACGGCAGGCCTGCGCCGAGGCGTACGGTCCGAGCTCCGGCCCGGTGGTGCTCTCACTGCGCGAACTACTCGGCGTGATCGGCGCCCACGAGTGGCGGGTCAAGGGAGTTCCGGTCGCAGCGCTCGGCGCGAGCATCCACCCGCACTACGGCGTCTTCTCGCCCGTGCGCGGCGAGTACCTCGACCTCGTCGCGTCGGCTCCCCTGCCGGCCACCGGGATGGCGTTCGACATCGGCACCGGCTCCGGGGTGATCGCCGCGATCCTCGCCCAGCGCGGCATCGACCACGTGGTGGCCACCGACATGGAACCGCGCGCGTTGGCCTGCGCCCGCGAGAACCTACAGCGCCTGGGGTACGCCGACCAGGTTGAGGTGATCGAGGCCGACCTGTTCCCGGCGGGACGCGCGGACCTCGTGGTCTGCAACCCGCCGTGGCTGCCCGCCTCCGCCGCCACCAGCACCGACGCCGCCGTGTACGACCCGGACAGCCGCATGCTCCGCGGCTTCCTGGCCGGCCTGGCCGGGCACCTCACCGAGCACGGTGAGGGCTGGCTGATCATCTCCAACCTCGGCGAACTGCTCGGACTGCGCTCCCGCGGCGAGCTGCTCGACCTCATCGACGACGCGGGCCTGGCCGTGGTCGCGCGCCTCGACATCCGCCCCACCCACCGCAAGGCGGCCGACACCACCGACCCGCTGCACGCGGCGCGCGCAGCCGAGGTCACCTCGCTCTGGAGGCTCGGCCGGGCCTAG
- a CDS encoding LLM class F420-dependent oxidoreductase, producing MRFGLFIPQGWRHDLVGIDPAEQWAAMSGLAAHADAGAWESIWVYDHFHTVPVPSAEATHEAWTLMSAFAATTSRVRLGQMCTCMSYRNPAYLAKVASTIDIISGGRVEMGIGAGWYEHEWRAYGYGFPRAGERLARLDEGVQIMRQAWTTGTATLDGEHYQVDGAIVRPLPLQEGGIPIWIAGGGEKVTLRIAAQYANYTNFDGSPEGFTHKSDLLREHCATLGTDFDAIVRSANYNTVIAATEAEVADRLDAIQDRVTPYLGAEGAASFMAEYRSGTAQAVGTPEQVVERLNGMKARGLGYAIHYFPEAAYDRSGIELFEREVMPALL from the coding sequence ATGCGATTCGGACTCTTCATTCCCCAGGGCTGGCGTCACGATCTGGTCGGTATCGACCCCGCCGAGCAGTGGGCCGCCATGAGCGGCCTGGCCGCGCACGCGGATGCCGGCGCCTGGGAATCGATCTGGGTGTACGACCACTTCCACACCGTTCCGGTGCCGAGCGCCGAGGCGACCCACGAGGCGTGGACCCTGATGAGCGCCTTCGCGGCGACCACCAGCCGGGTGCGACTGGGCCAGATGTGCACCTGCATGAGCTACCGCAACCCGGCCTACCTGGCCAAGGTCGCGTCCACGATCGACATCATCTCCGGCGGCCGTGTCGAGATGGGCATCGGCGCCGGCTGGTACGAGCACGAGTGGCGCGCCTACGGCTACGGCTTCCCCCGGGCCGGCGAACGCCTCGCCCGCCTCGACGAGGGCGTGCAGATCATGCGCCAGGCCTGGACCACGGGCACCGCCACCCTCGACGGCGAGCACTATCAGGTCGACGGCGCCATCGTGCGACCGCTCCCGCTGCAGGAGGGCGGCATCCCGATCTGGATCGCCGGCGGCGGCGAGAAGGTCACACTGCGCATCGCCGCGCAGTACGCGAACTACACGAACTTCGACGGCTCCCCGGAGGGCTTCACCCACAAGAGCGACCTGCTGCGCGAGCACTGTGCCACGCTCGGCACCGACTTCGACGCCATCGTGCGGTCGGCCAACTACAACACCGTCATCGCGGCCACCGAGGCCGAAGTGGCCGACCGGCTCGACGCCATCCAGGACCGCGTCACGCCGTACCTCGGCGCGGAGGGCGCGGCGAGTTTCATGGCCGAGTACCGCAGCGGCACCGCGCAGGCCGTCGGCACGCCCGAACAGGTCGTGGAGCGGCTGAACGGCATGAAGGCTCGCGGGCTCGGCTACGCCATCCACTACTTCCCCGAGGCGGCCTACGACCGCTCAGGCATCGAACTCTTCGAGCGTGAGGTCATGCCAGCGCTGCTGTGA
- a CDS encoding signal peptidase II has protein sequence MTSASPTPPPARTRSRRASRLAWPAFGIALLVIILDQTSKWWAEAALGDGQTIPVIGDLIRFVLVYNPGAAFSIGSDFTWVFALLAAAAVVFIARLTWQVESRGWMVALGLLLGGATTHLGDRLFREPGFARGHVVDFIGYGNLFIGNVADIAIFAGAVMLLVLTVTGVRIRPESGSDTTPDAPTQSGESTDKPE, from the coding sequence GTGACTTCTGCCTCCCCGACTCCGCCGCCGGCCCGCACCCGCTCGCGGCGGGCATCCCGGCTGGCCTGGCCTGCCTTCGGCATCGCCCTGCTCGTGATCATCCTCGACCAGACCAGCAAGTGGTGGGCCGAGGCAGCACTCGGCGACGGGCAGACCATCCCCGTGATCGGCGACCTGATCCGGTTCGTGCTGGTCTACAACCCGGGCGCCGCGTTCTCGATCGGCTCCGACTTCACCTGGGTGTTCGCGCTGCTCGCCGCGGCTGCCGTGGTGTTCATCGCCCGGCTCACCTGGCAGGTGGAGTCCCGCGGCTGGATGGTCGCGTTAGGCCTGCTGCTCGGCGGTGCCACGACGCACCTGGGCGACCGGCTCTTCCGCGAACCGGGCTTCGCCCGCGGCCACGTGGTGGACTTCATCGGCTACGGCAACCTCTTCATCGGCAATGTCGCCGACATCGCGATCTTCGCCGGGGCCGTCATGCTCCTGGTGCTCACGGTGACGGGCGTGCGCATCCGCCCCGAATCCGGCTCAGACACCACACCGGATGCGCCGACACAGTCCGGCGAATCGACCGACAAGCCCGAGTAG
- a CDS encoding diacylglycerol/lipid kinase family protein, with translation MSSPTDTPTGAPAGAPAPSPAADAAGVAAVVYNPIKVDLEAIKRVVATAEAQAGWGETLWFETSKEDPGQGAAKQALDAGATVVIAAGGDGTVRAVAEVVHGSDAALALLPSGTGNLLARNLNLTLDNLEHSINTAFTGTDRRIDIARIEIRHDDDSVSKHAFLVMAGLGLDAKMLASTNDELKARIGWLAYVGAIITALRDKNQLRMKYSLDGGSTKSVRAHTMIVGNTGLLTANVLLLPEAVIDDGQFEIVMLRPEGFLSWVQILVKVLWENGVLRRTPIGRRMMSKEVDALNYVKGREIVVKLNHPEEIELDGDGFGTATAFKARVDAGGLRVRVPQA, from the coding sequence ATGTCATCACCCACCGACACCCCGACCGGCGCCCCCGCCGGCGCGCCCGCTCCGTCGCCCGCCGCGGATGCCGCCGGCGTGGCCGCCGTGGTCTACAACCCCATCAAGGTCGACCTCGAGGCCATCAAGCGCGTCGTCGCGACCGCCGAGGCCCAGGCCGGCTGGGGCGAGACGCTGTGGTTCGAGACCTCGAAGGAGGACCCGGGCCAGGGCGCCGCGAAGCAGGCCCTTGACGCCGGGGCCACAGTGGTGATCGCCGCGGGCGGCGACGGCACAGTGCGGGCTGTGGCCGAGGTGGTGCACGGCAGCGACGCCGCGCTGGCCCTGTTGCCGTCGGGCACGGGCAACCTGCTGGCCCGCAACCTCAACCTCACGCTCGACAACCTCGAGCACTCGATCAACACGGCCTTCACCGGAACCGACCGCCGGATCGACATCGCCCGGATCGAGATCCGGCACGACGACGACAGCGTCAGCAAGCACGCGTTCCTGGTGATGGCCGGCCTCGGCCTGGACGCCAAGATGCTCGCCAGCACCAACGACGAGCTCAAGGCCCGTATCGGCTGGCTGGCCTATGTGGGCGCGATCATCACGGCGCTGCGCGACAAGAATCAGCTGCGCATGAAGTACAGCCTCGACGGCGGCAGCACCAAGTCGGTGCGCGCGCACACCATGATCGTGGGCAACACCGGCCTGCTCACCGCGAACGTGCTGCTGCTGCCCGAAGCCGTGATCGACGACGGGCAGTTCGAGATCGTGATGCTCCGCCCCGAGGGGTTCCTCAGCTGGGTGCAGATCCTGGTGAAGGTGCTCTGGGAGAACGGCGTGCTGCGGCGCACCCCGATCGGCCGCCGGATGATGTCCAAGGAGGTCGACGCGCTCAACTACGTGAAGGGCCGTGAGATCGTCGTGAAGCTCAACCACCCCGAGGAGATCGAACTCGACGGCGACGGCTTCGGCACCGCGACGGCGTTCAAGGCCCGGGTGGATGCCGGCGGGTTGCGCGTGCGGGTCCCGCAGGCGTGA
- a CDS encoding alpha/beta fold hydrolase, producing the protein MSRVPTSPNAAPAYPRPRGRRRLGEVLLPVSGATVTVASTPGPGTADAPVFVLVHGIGMSHRYLERLHRELSAAGAVHSVDLPGFGRSPKPEHGVSIEQYADYLGELLPRLSAGPVVLVGHSMGAQFVTETAVRHPALVSHLVLIGGVTDPARGTLPLQALDLARDTFKEPASGTFIVLGDYLRCGPRWYLATLRPMLAYRTDLRLREVSAPTLVIRGQDDPVSRHEWGVHLAGQAPRGRLLELPGRHLVQFSAAASTAAGIRVHAGAPARGGATVDHAVDEPVAP; encoded by the coding sequence GTGAGCCGGGTTCCCACCAGTCCGAACGCTGCACCGGCGTACCCGCGACCACGCGGCCGGCGCCGCCTGGGCGAGGTGCTGCTGCCGGTCTCCGGCGCGACCGTCACCGTGGCGTCCACTCCCGGCCCCGGCACCGCGGATGCGCCGGTGTTCGTGCTCGTGCACGGGATCGGCATGTCCCACCGGTACCTCGAGCGACTGCACCGGGAGCTTTCCGCCGCCGGCGCGGTGCACTCGGTGGACCTGCCCGGGTTCGGCCGGTCGCCCAAGCCGGAACACGGCGTCTCGATCGAGCAGTACGCCGACTACCTCGGCGAACTGCTGCCGAGGCTCAGCGCCGGCCCCGTCGTGTTGGTCGGTCATTCCATGGGTGCCCAGTTCGTGACCGAGACCGCGGTGCGGCACCCGGCGCTGGTGTCTCACCTGGTGCTGATCGGCGGCGTCACCGACCCGGCCCGCGGGACGCTGCCGCTGCAGGCCCTCGACCTGGCCCGGGACACCTTCAAGGAACCCGCCAGCGGCACGTTCATCGTGCTGGGCGACTACCTGCGCTGTGGTCCGCGCTGGTATCTGGCCACGCTGCGGCCCATGCTCGCCTATCGCACCGACCTGCGGCTGCGGGAGGTGTCCGCTCCCACCCTGGTGATCCGCGGGCAGGACGACCCGGTGTCGCGGCACGAGTGGGGTGTGCACCTCGCAGGGCAGGCCCCGCGGGGCCGTCTGCTGGAGCTGCCGGGACGGCACCTGGTGCAGTTCAGTGCCGCTGCCTCGACGGCAGCCGGCATCCGCGTGCACGCCGGGGCTCCGGCGCGGGGCGGGGCCACGGTCGACCACGCGGTCGACGAACCGGTCGCGCCATGA
- a CDS encoding esterase/lipase family protein: MTSRMPTWGGLRRVSRNAGSWLLDYRYAVIGQVRAALSRTRPHDFATGDRAPVLILPGIYESWHFMRPLIDVLHEAGHPVHVVTLLQSNRRPIVESARIVAEQLRRQDLRGVVIVAHSKGGLIGKYLMSQLDPDARVARMVAVSTPFSGSRYARYMPTPSLRDFAAKHPALVALAADERMNGRVVSIFGRFDPHIPEGSILPGAENVRIDTGGHFRILSHPETQRRVLAAVGAARR, from the coding sequence ATGACCTCCCGAATGCCGACCTGGGGCGGGCTGCGCCGGGTCTCCCGCAACGCGGGGTCCTGGCTGCTCGACTACAGGTACGCCGTGATCGGTCAGGTGCGGGCCGCCCTCTCCCGCACCCGGCCCCACGACTTCGCCACGGGAGACCGGGCGCCGGTGCTGATCCTGCCCGGTATCTACGAGAGCTGGCATTTCATGCGCCCGCTGATCGACGTGCTGCACGAGGCCGGGCACCCGGTGCACGTGGTGACGCTGCTGCAGAGCAACCGGCGGCCGATCGTCGAATCGGCGCGCATCGTGGCCGAGCAACTGCGCCGACAGGACCTGCGCGGTGTGGTGATCGTCGCCCACAGCAAGGGTGGCCTGATCGGCAAGTACCTGATGAGTCAGCTGGATCCCGACGCGCGGGTGGCGCGGATGGTGGCGGTGAGCACCCCGTTCTCAGGGTCGCGATATGCCCGGTACATGCCCACGCCCAGCCTGCGTGACTTCGCGGCGAAGCACCCAGCGCTCGTCGCCCTGGCAGCCGACGAGCGGATGAACGGACGCGTGGTTTCGATCTTCGGCCGGTTCGATCCGCATATCCCTGAGGGCAGCATCCTGCCCGGCGCCGAGAACGTGCGGATCGACACCGGCGGCCACTTCCGCATCCTCAGCCACCCCGAGACGCAGCGACGCGTGCTCGCCGCCGTCGGAGCCGCCCGCCGGTAG
- the acs gene encoding acetate--CoA ligase — MPNPDTSTGASIGARIDTSTGSTIDSGTTNTPATRAATADWSDTSATIRNLSTEHRRYPAPVAFAAQANVDASWYAKAAADPVGFWTEQANRLDWAEPWHTDHSWQPTAPDADGVLSVPRAEWFAGGRLNVAVNCVDRHVAAGRGDKVAFHFEGEPGDRRTLTYADLEKEVARAANALTDLGIVQGDRVVIYLPVIPETIIITLAVARIGAIHSLVFGGFSAEALRFRVEDTGAKLLVTTDGQFRRGQAVPVKEAADEAVAGVNSIEHVLVVRRTGDLTPGIPWTTGRDVWWHDTVDTASDTHEPEFFDAETPLFIIYTSGTTGKPKGLVHTSGGYLTHASWSHWAVFDAKEDDVHWCTADLAWVTAHSYVHYGPLSNGTTSVIYEGTPNTPHPGRHFEIIQRYGVTTYYTAPTLIRTFMTWFPDGLPAEHDLSSIRLLGSVGEAINPEAWVWFRENVGASRAPIVDTWWQSETGAAVMAPLPGVSTLKPGSALRALPGLTTLVVDDAGQPVAHGTGGYLVLAGTWPGMARTVWGNPERYRDSYWARFAEQGYFFSGDGAKYDDDGDIWLLGRVDDVINVSGHRLSTIEIESALVSHPAVGESGVVGVFDATTGEGIAAFVIPAVAPVTDDPAAWLALATELAPQLRAHITHEIGAVAKPREVFLVPDLPKTRSGKIMRRLLGDIVDGRTLGDVTSLQDDTVPGRIQAIVEAARAR, encoded by the coding sequence ATGCCGAACCCCGACACCAGTACAGGTGCCAGTATCGGTGCCCGCATCGACACCAGCACCGGCTCCACCATTGACTCCGGCACCACGAACACCCCGGCCACCCGCGCCGCCACCGCCGACTGGAGCGACACCAGCGCCACGATCCGCAACCTCTCCACCGAACACCGCCGCTACCCGGCCCCGGTCGCGTTCGCCGCCCAGGCCAACGTCGACGCATCCTGGTACGCCAAGGCCGCGGCCGACCCGGTGGGCTTCTGGACCGAACAGGCCAACCGGCTCGACTGGGCCGAACCGTGGCACACCGACCACAGCTGGCAGCCCACCGCTCCGGATGCCGACGGCGTGCTGAGCGTGCCGCGCGCGGAGTGGTTCGCCGGCGGCAGGCTCAACGTGGCGGTGAACTGCGTCGACCGGCACGTGGCCGCCGGGCGCGGCGACAAGGTCGCGTTCCACTTCGAGGGCGAGCCCGGCGACCGGCGCACCCTCACCTACGCCGACCTCGAGAAGGAGGTCGCCCGGGCCGCCAACGCGCTCACCGACCTCGGCATCGTGCAGGGCGACCGGGTCGTCATCTACCTGCCGGTGATCCCCGAGACCATCATCATCACCCTCGCGGTCGCCCGCATCGGCGCCATCCACTCGCTGGTGTTCGGCGGCTTCTCGGCCGAGGCGCTGCGCTTCCGGGTGGAGGACACCGGCGCCAAGCTGCTCGTCACCACCGACGGCCAATTCCGCCGCGGTCAGGCCGTGCCGGTGAAGGAGGCCGCCGACGAGGCCGTGGCCGGAGTGAACTCGATCGAGCACGTGCTCGTGGTGCGCCGCACCGGAGACCTGACCCCGGGCATCCCCTGGACGACCGGGCGCGACGTGTGGTGGCACGACACCGTCGACACGGCATCCGACACCCACGAGCCGGAGTTCTTCGACGCCGAGACGCCGCTCTTCATCATCTACACCTCCGGCACCACGGGAAAACCCAAGGGCCTGGTGCACACGAGCGGCGGCTACCTCACCCACGCGTCCTGGAGCCACTGGGCCGTCTTCGACGCCAAGGAGGACGACGTGCACTGGTGCACCGCCGACCTCGCCTGGGTCACCGCGCACAGCTACGTGCACTACGGGCCGCTCTCCAACGGCACCACCTCGGTGATCTACGAGGGCACCCCGAACACCCCGCACCCCGGCCGGCACTTCGAGATCATCCAGCGCTACGGGGTGACCACCTATTACACGGCGCCCACGCTCATCCGCACCTTCATGACCTGGTTCCCCGATGGTCTGCCCGCCGAACACGACCTGTCCAGCATCCGCCTGCTCGGCTCGGTCGGCGAGGCGATCAACCCTGAAGCCTGGGTCTGGTTCCGGGAAAACGTCGGCGCCAGCCGTGCCCCGATCGTGGACACCTGGTGGCAGTCGGAGACCGGCGCGGCCGTGATGGCACCGCTGCCCGGGGTGAGCACCCTCAAGCCCGGTTCGGCCCTGCGCGCCCTGCCCGGGCTGACCACTCTGGTGGTGGATGACGCGGGCCAGCCGGTTGCGCACGGCACCGGCGGCTACCTGGTGCTCGCCGGCACCTGGCCGGGCATGGCCCGCACGGTGTGGGGCAACCCGGAGCGCTACCGCGACTCCTACTGGGCGCGCTTCGCCGAGCAGGGCTACTTCTTCTCGGGCGACGGCGCCAAGTACGACGACGACGGCGACATCTGGCTGCTCGGCCGGGTCGACGACGTCATCAACGTCTCCGGGCACCGGCTGTCCACCATCGAGATCGAGTCGGCGTTGGTGTCGCACCCGGCCGTCGGCGAGTCAGGCGTCGTGGGGGTCTTCGACGCGACGACCGGCGAGGGCATCGCCGCGTTCGTGATCCCCGCGGTGGCCCCGGTCACGGATGACCCGGCCGCCTGGCTGGCGCTGGCGACCGAGCTGGCCCCGCAGCTGAGGGCGCACATCACCCACGAGATCGGCGCGGTGGCCAAGCCCCGGGAGGTGTTCCTGGTGCCCGACCTGCCCAAGACCCGCTCGGGCAAGATCATGCGCCGGTTGCTCGGCGACATCGTGGACGGCCGCACCCTCGGCGATGTCACCTCGTTGCAGGATGACACCGTGCCCGGCCGCATCCAGGCCATCGTGGAGGCCGCCCGCGCCCGTTAG
- a CDS encoding SDR family oxidoreductase, producing the protein MTRTVSGARVLITGAGMGMGRLYAERAVAEGARAVILWDRDAASLSSTAAILTERSGGATQIAPYVVDVSDLGAIAQTAQRVRTEVGNPDIVINNAGIVRGSFFWEHDNGDDTRATMQVNALAPMYITREFLPAMMRNPHRESRIVNIASAAGMLSTPRMSVYAASKAAVIAWSDSLRLELKQQGFDHVRVSTIAPSYISTGMFDGARGPLFTPVMTPEYVVDRVWRAMLAGSPQLLMPWTVGLSKTVRGVLPLAAWDVVAGRVFGVYRSMDTFIGRR; encoded by the coding sequence ATGACACGAACCGTTTCCGGAGCCCGGGTGCTGATCACAGGTGCAGGCATGGGCATGGGCCGCCTCTATGCCGAACGGGCCGTCGCCGAGGGCGCACGGGCCGTGATCCTGTGGGACCGCGATGCCGCGAGCCTCTCCAGCACCGCCGCGATCCTCACCGAACGCTCCGGCGGGGCCACCCAGATCGCCCCCTACGTCGTGGACGTCTCCGACCTGGGCGCGATCGCGCAGACCGCGCAACGGGTGCGCACCGAGGTGGGCAACCCCGACATCGTGATCAACAACGCCGGTATCGTGCGCGGTTCCTTCTTCTGGGAGCACGACAACGGCGACGACACCCGCGCCACCATGCAGGTGAACGCGCTCGCCCCGATGTACATCACCCGCGAGTTCCTGCCCGCCATGATGCGCAACCCCCACCGCGAGTCCCGCATCGTCAACATCGCCTCCGCGGCCGGCATGCTCTCCACGCCGCGCATGAGCGTCTACGCGGCGTCGAAGGCGGCCGTGATCGCCTGGAGCGACTCCCTGCGTCTCGAGCTCAAGCAGCAGGGCTTCGACCACGTGCGTGTGAGCACCATCGCCCCCAGCTACATCTCCACGGGCATGTTCGACGGCGCCCGCGGGCCGTTGTTCACGCCCGTGATGACCCCGGAGTACGTGGTGGACCGGGTGTGGCGGGCGATGCTCGCCGGGTCGCCGCAGCTCCTGATGCCCTGGACGGTGGGCCTGTCCAAGACGGTGCGCGGCGTGCTGCCGCTGGCCGCGTGGGACGTCGTGGCCGGCCGGGTCTTCGGTGTGTACCGCTCCATGGACACCTTCATCGGGCGGCGCTGA
- a CDS encoding LacI family DNA-binding transcriptional regulator yields the protein MEAVTIKDVAALAGVSVGTASRVLSGNPATSADTRERVAAAAAELDYQPNAQAQALRSTRSTSLGLLVPDVRNPFFADLAHAAEQAALSAGYVTLLGNANEQGDQQDRYLDTLISRRVDGVIVAPVGDDGGRLRALIDRKIPTVLVDRTVPGLDLPSVTTDSETGIRQAVQHLAELGHTRIGYISGPQATSTGRDRFAAFTRAVAEAGLSQDPELVYFGDYQAASGSAGVHALTSLTNPPTALLAADSLMAVGAISILHKLGLRIGTDIALVAFDDIEWFALLNPALSVIAHSVEDMGRIAIDLLLQVIGGQTPDSVVLPSELIVRASSATPILPTTSRQRSQK from the coding sequence GTGGAAGCCGTAACGATCAAGGACGTCGCCGCCCTCGCGGGGGTCTCGGTGGGTACCGCATCGAGAGTCCTGTCGGGCAACCCCGCCACCTCAGCCGACACCCGTGAACGCGTCGCCGCCGCAGCCGCCGAGCTCGACTACCAGCCCAACGCCCAGGCCCAGGCCCTGCGCTCCACCAGGTCCACCTCCCTCGGCCTGCTGGTGCCGGATGTGCGCAACCCGTTCTTCGCCGACCTCGCGCACGCCGCCGAGCAGGCCGCCCTCTCGGCCGGCTACGTCACGCTGCTCGGCAACGCCAACGAGCAGGGCGACCAGCAGGACCGCTATCTCGACACGCTCATCTCCCGTCGAGTGGACGGCGTGATCGTCGCTCCGGTCGGCGACGACGGGGGCCGGCTGCGCGCCCTGATCGACCGCAAAATTCCCACGGTGCTCGTGGACCGCACGGTTCCCGGCCTCGACCTGCCCAGCGTCACCACCGACAGCGAAACCGGCATCCGCCAGGCCGTGCAGCACCTCGCCGAGCTGGGCCACACCCGCATCGGATACATCTCCGGCCCGCAGGCCACCTCGACCGGCCGGGACAGGTTCGCGGCGTTCACCCGCGCCGTCGCCGAGGCCGGCCTCAGCCAAGACCCCGAGCTGGTCTACTTCGGCGACTACCAGGCCGCCAGCGGCTCGGCCGGTGTGCACGCCCTGACGAGCCTCACGAACCCGCCGACAGCGCTGCTCGCCGCCGACAGCCTCATGGCCGTCGGCGCCATCAGCATCCTGCACAAACTCGGCCTGAGGATCGGCACCGACATCGCGCTCGTCGCCTTCGACGACATCGAGTGGTTCGCCTTGCTCAACCCGGCCCTCAGCGTGATCGCGCACAGCGTGGAGGACATGGGCCGGATCGCCATCGACCTGCTGCTGCAGGTGATCGGCGGCCAGACCCCTGACTCGGTCGTGCTTCCCAGCGAACTGATCGTGCGGGCCTCGTCGGCCACGCCGATCCTCCCCACGACATCTCGGCAAAGGAGCCAGAAATGA